The Hevea brasiliensis isolate MT/VB/25A 57/8 chromosome 1, ASM3005281v1, whole genome shotgun sequence genome has a window encoding:
- the LOC110661129 gene encoding uncharacterized protein LOC110661129, whose amino-acid sequence MASFLIPSSASLTVPISATPVRASFKPMHLPTSPATRFAGDCQTRRRLTVVTRAGPSTTSYVIAFVFPLSLLLGTIFTSIKIADKLDREYLEELAINQAIREADEEDGDDDVDFPIKDEVQQPALQGTRTRNRPKREA is encoded by the exons ATGGCGAGTTTCCTAATCCCCAGCTCAGCCTCTCTTACAGTCCCCATCTCCGCCACACCCGTTCGTGCCTCCTTCAAGCCTATGCACTTGCCAACCTCGCCGGCAACTCGCTTCGCCGGAGATTGTCAAACGAGGAGACGTTTGACTGTGGTCACACGTGCGGGTCCCAGCACGACCAGCTACGTGATTGCATTCGTGTTCCCTCTGTCTCTCCTCCTTGGCACCATCTTCACCTCTATTAAAATTGCTGATAAGCTTGACAGAGAATATCTGGAGGAG CTTGCAATTAATCAAGCAATCAGGGAAGCAGATGAAGAGGATGGTGACGATGATGTCGACTTTCCCATAAAGGATGAAGTGCAGCAGCCTGCTCTTCAAGGCACACGAACTCGCAACCGACCCAAGCGGGAGGCCTAG
- the LOC110661106 gene encoding ubiquitin carboxyl-terminal hydrolase 24, whose product MSNKKMLLFGSFTEDETKSWLQKPSSENDEKPVEKKELQFGSLNLIDFSSANGKVSFQTSNSLKKEKVERDLDGVQGSPKQNGSIGNFTHGVSLINGVKGLKMKSIDFTSLHLSKNEDGSTNQSQSSNFDVLNSEGVRDGNLEGTKYDSPVYVKREGIQKQTNGPVSAVKSLLPRGLINSGNLCFLNASLQALLSCSLFVQLLQDLRIRNIPKVGFPTLTAFAEFVSNFDMPSSSSLKKDTTMVETGRPFSPAMFECVLKNFTPDVPNSISGRPRQEDAQEFLSFIMDQMHDELLKFEGQSASINGAKSTLVSSKEDDEWETVGPKNKSAVTRTQCFIPSELSDIFGGQLRSVVKARGNKASATVQPFLLLHLDIYPEAVHTIEDALHLFSAPENLEGYRTATGKAGVVSARKSVKIQTLSKILILHLMRFSYGSQGSTKLHKPVHFPLELVLGRELLVSPLTESRKYELVATVTHHGREPSKGHYTADARYPNGQWLRFDDASVTAIGTSKVLHDQAYVLFYKQV is encoded by the exons ATGAGTAACAAGAag ATGCTATTATTTGGGTCATTCACAGAAGATGAAACCAAGTCATGGCTGCAAAAGCCATCATCTGAGAATGATGAAAAGCCAGTGGAAAAGAAAGAATTGCAATTTGGTTCTTTGAATTTGATCGATTTTAGTTCTGCAAATGGAAAAGTCAGTTTTCAGACTTCAAATTCACTTAAGAAGGAGAAGGTAGAGCGTGATTTGGATGGGGTGCAGGGAAGTCCAAAACAAAATGGAAGCATTGGCAATTTCACCCATGGCGTTTCCCTTATTAATGGTGTGAAAGGCTTAAAAATGAAGAGCATAGATTTCACTTCTTTGCACTTATCTAAGAATGAAGATGGTTCCACAAATCAATCACAAAGCTCAAACTTTGATGTCCTTAATAGTGAAGGTGTAAGAGATGGGAATCTGGAGGGAACTAAATATGATTCACCAGTATATGTGAAGAGGGAGGGCATTCAGAAGCAAACTAATGGGCCTGTTTCAGCAGTTAAAAGCTTACTACCGCGCGGTTTAATTAATTCAGGCAATTTGTGCTTTCTTAATGCGTCTCTGCAGGCTCTCTTATCATGTTCCCTTTTTGTTCAGCTCTTGCAGGATCTTAGAATTCGCAACATCCCAAAG GTTGGCTTTCCGACATTAACCGCCtttgcagagtttgtttctaactTTGACATGCCGAGCAGTTCCAGCTTGAAAAAGGACACAACTATGGTCGAGACTGGTAGGCCTTTTAGCCCAGCCATGTTTGAATGCGTTCTTAAAAATTTTACTCCAGATGTGCCAAATAGCATTTCAGGACGACCAAG GCAGGAGGATGCTCAGGAGTTTTTGAGTTTCATCATGGATCAAATGCATGATGAATTACTTAAATTTGAAGGACAATCTGCTAGCATTAATGGTGCCAAATCAACTCTAGTATCTTCAAAAGAGGATGATGAATGGGAGACAGTTGGCCCAAAAAACAAATCTGCAGTAACTAGAACGCAATGCTTTATTCCTTCAGAGCTAAGTGATATTTTTGGAGGACAGTTGAGAAGTGTCGTAAAAGCAAGAG GAAATAAAGCTTCCGCAACTGTTCAACCATTTTTATTGCTTCACTTAGATATTTATCCTGAAGCTGTTCATACTATTGAGGATGCACTTCATTTGTTCTCTGCACCAGAAAATCTTGAAGGGTATCGGACGGCAACTGGAAAG GCTGGTGTAGTGAGTGCAAGAAAATCTGTGAAGATACAAACACTTTCGAAGATATTGATTTTGCACTTGATGCGTTTTAGTTATGGAAGCCAAGGTAGCACCAAGTTGCACAAGCCTGTGCACTTTCCTCTTGAATTGGTGCTGGGTCGGGAGCTACTTGTTTCTCCATTGACTGAG AGCCGGAAATATGAACTTGTTGCTACAGTCACTCATCATGGGAGGGAGCCTTCGAAGGGTCATTATACTGCTGATGCCCGCTATCCCAATGGCCAATGGCTACGTTTTGACGATGCCTCTGTCACTGCAATCGGGACAAGTAAGGTGTTGCATGACCAGGCCTATGTCCTTTTCTACAAACAAGTATAG
- the LOC110661120 gene encoding uncharacterized protein LOC110661120 has translation MGNWRNRRPRRFFYEQYIDPASSYYDPEEPTPNPEFAEDGVPSWEKKFCSLIGSVPWKKVVNVKKFMYCHGSVLNWDDSAGEEAFQNAKKRFWAEINGLTSEISLPNPDKYIDKINWNPDIDPELIKDLECSFFAPEEGEKDGKLDCKSKKFRNSVAVPSEAWNRNSGEIRTSWECNYNMQSSVALKGEGQCWNQWHMSTDNSTNLNNGDNPWDHCSAQGNEGEKSNTWGDGDNKLWGWNNVNHIKQQMDWDNNNVKNDDNPWECNFSQGNEDVKGNTWGDCSDKVWGWSHGRNQFNRSKDWDSGPWKRSSQGVVQVKEKIQGYHYWDNNLQQPGSSWRSNSTQGSGSWKDRQWKGWKRWDNHYREPKGLELGQVGGGWGTSNDGNRKREGTHQCLTGNKQTRFQGNGYQTGHRRRG, from the exons ATGGGCAATTGGAGAAACCGTCGACCGCGTAGATTTTTCTACGAACAATATATAGATCCGGCATCATCTTACTACGACCCGGAAGAACCTACTCCTAATCCTG AGTTTGCTGAAGATGGTGTGCCTTCATGGGAGAAGAAGTTCTGTTCTTTGATCGGATCagtaccatggaagaaggtagtAAATGTTAAGAAGTTTATGTACTGCCATGGTAGTGTACTCAACTGGGATGATTCAGCTGGAGAAGAGGCATTTCAAAATGCGAAAAAGCGATTTTGGGCAGAGATCAATGGCCTTACTTCTGAAATCTCTCTCCCCAATCCAGATAAGTACATTGACAAGATAAACTGGAATCCTGATATTGATCCTGAATTGATAAAGGACTTGGAGTGTTCATTTTTTGCTCCTGAAGAAGGTGAAAAAGATGGCAAACTAGATTGCAAAAGCAAAAAGTTTAGAAACTCTGTGGCTGTTCCTTCAGAAGCATGGAACAGGAATTCTGGTGAAATTAGAACTTCTTGGGAATGTAACTATAATATGCAAAGTAGTGTAGCTTTGAAAGGTGAAGGACAGTGCTGGAACCAGTGGCATATGAGTACAGATAATTCAACTAATTTAAATAATGGTGATAACCCATGGGACCATTGCTCTGCACAGGGAAATGAAGGTGAAAAGAGCAACACATGGGGAGATGGTGATAATAAATTATGGGGATGGAATAATGTAAACCATATCAAACAGCAAATGGATTGGGATAATAACAATGTAAAGAATGATGATAACCCCTGGGAGTGCAACTTTTCTCAGGGAAATGAAGATGTGAAAGGCAACACGTGGGGAGATTGCAGTGATAAAGTATGGGGATGGAGCCATGGTAGAAACCAATTCAATCGATCAAAGGACTGGGATAGTGGTCCTTGGAAGCGCAGCAGTCAAGGCGTTGTGCAGGTGAAGGAGAAAATACAAGGCTATCATTATTGGGATAATAATCTGCAGCAGCCAGGGAGTTCTTGGAGAAGCAACTCTACTCAGGGCAGTGGAAGTTGGAAAGATAGACAATGGAAAGGTTGGAAACGCTGGGACAATCACTACAGAGAGCCTAAAGGATTGGAACTTGGACAAGTGGGTGGTGGCTGGGGAACCTCAAATGATGGAAACCGGAAGAGAGAAGGCACCCATCAATGTTTAACAGGTAACAAACAGACAAGGTTTCAAGGGAATGGTTACCAAACAGGTCACAGACGGAGGGGATAA
- the LOC110661139 gene encoding protein IQ-DOMAIN 11 — protein sequence MAKKRSWFNLVRKFFISDTQSKQEKKDKKRKWVFFGRLKMKSRLASISAPSPPRERTTLSESEQEQSKRALDVALATAAAAEAAVAAAHAAAEAVLLTGVPHSSTHQCDKETEQLSSMKIQADTRHSTHQCEREIQEIAALKIQATFRGYLARKALRALKGIVKLQAIIRGRNVRRQAMNTLKCLQSIVNIQSQVCAKRIQTVEGTCFSDKTKQFQNLRDKIIRVDTNCQKRWDGSILTKEELDTLFLSKKEAAIKRERIKEYSFNHRNSAETERNKVNGRWRYWLEQWVDSQVSNKSKELEDLDTVLTSSPKPRVEYRGKQLKLRGLQRQDQVEGLDSPTTAPRRSFHRKQCSLGEDNSFSRSHVIPTYMAATESAKAKARSMSSPKLRPGSFDAYSDSYSPCKNKLSLIPSTATEVPSSCSFGRPSPYQQQQRSPSIKGLPVPVKSNRTLKDLSLNSECSLRTWDRQNAFQ from the exons ATGGCTAAGAAGAGGAGCTGGTTCAATCTAGTGAGAAAGTTTTTCATTTCAGATACACAATCCAAACAAGAAAAG AaggacaagaaaagaaaatgggttTTCTTTGGAAGGCTCAAGATGAAAAGCAGGTTGGCCTCTATTTCAGCACCATCACCACCAAGAGAAAGAACAACACTAAGTGAGTCAGAGCAGGAGCAGAGCAAGCGAGCTCTGGATGTTGCACTTGCCACTGCTGCAGCTGCTGAAGCAGCTGTTGCAGCTGCTCATGCTGCTGCTGAGGCTGTTTTGCTAACTGGTGTCCCTCATTCCTCCACCCATCAATGTGATAAAGAAACAGAACAACTTTCTTCCATGAAAATACAAGCTGATACCCGTCACTCGACTCATCAATGTGAGAGAGAGATCCAAGAAATTGCAGCCCTTAAAATTCAAGCTACGTTTCGTGGTTATCTt GCAAGGAAAGCTCTGCGAGCTTTGAAGGGGATAGTGAAGCTTCAGGCTATTATTCGTGGGCGAAATGTGCGACGCCAAGCTATGAATACCCTGAAATGCTTGCAGTCCATTGTAAATATCCAGTCACAGGTCTGTGCCAAGAGAATCCAAACGGTGGAAGGAACTTGTTTCTCTGATAAAACGAAACAGTTCCAGAACTTGAGGGATAAGATAATAAGG GTGGACACAAACTGCCAGAAAAGATGGGATGGAAGCATTTTGACAAAGGAAGAACTAGATACCTTATTTCTTAGCAAGAAAGAGGCTGCGATAAAGAGAGAAAGGATAAAAGAATACTCGTTTAATCACAGG AATTCAGCAGAAACCGAGAGGAATAAGGTGAATGGAAGGTGGAGGTACTGGCTAGAGCAATGGGTGGATAGTCAAGTTTCTAACAAGAGCAAAGAACTAGAAGATTTGGATACAGTTTTAACTTCAAGTCCAAAGCCTAGAGTGGAATACAGAGGGAAACAACTTAAATTGAGAGGTCTGCAAAGACAGGATCAAGTTGAAGGATTAGATTCTCCCACAACAGCTCCAAGAAGATCATTTCACAGAAAGCAATGCTCCCTGGGAGAAGACAATTCCTTCTCCAGGTCTCATGTGATTCCAACTTACATGGCTGCAACTGAATCTGCCAAGGCAAAAGCAAGATCAATGAGCTCCCCAAAGCTGAGGCCAGGAAGTTTTGATGCCTACTCTGATAGCTATTCACCATGTAAGAATAAGTTGTCTCTGATACCATCTACAGCTACTGAAGTGCCTAGTAGTTGTAGTTTTGGGAGGCCTAGTCCTTACCAGCAGCAGCAAAGGTCTCCAAGTATTAAGGGCCTTCCAGTTCCTGTAAAATCTAACCGGACATTGAAGGATCTGAGCTTAAATTCTGAGTGTTCATTGCGAACTTGGGATCGACAAAACGCCTTCCAGTGA
- the LOC110661153 gene encoding cytokinin dehydrogenase 6 produces MRCPSISFHKQNNMLFIKSFMILLLSCMTIRINLCFSSNYSSLKTLSIDGHFTFDDVHHAAKDFGNRFQLLPFAVLHPRSVSDIATTIKHIWQMGPHSQLTVAARGHGHSLQGQAQAHRGVVINMGSLQGPKMHVHSGNYSYVDVSGGELWINILHESLKYGLAPKSWTDYLHLTVGGTLSNAGISGQAFRYGPQISNVYQLEVVTGKGEVVNCSENQNGDLFHSVLGGLGQFGIITRARISLEPAPDMVKWIKVLYSDFTTFTRDQELLIYAESTFDYIEGFVIINRTGLLNNWRSSFNPQDPVQASQFESDGRTLFCLELAKYFNTDKTDTINEEVMKLLSQLRYIPSTLFLSEVSYIEFLDRVHVSEIKLWSKGVWEVPHPWLNLLVPKSKIHNFAEEVFGSILTDTSNGPILIYPVKKSKWDNRTSAVIPEEDIFYLVAFLSSAVPSSTGTDGLEHILNQNRRILEFCGTARLGFKQYLPHYTTQEEWQAHFGPQWEVFVQRKSAYDPLAILAPGQRIFQKAIPFS; encoded by the exons ATGAGATGCCCATCCATTAGCTTCCACAAACAAAATAATATGCTTTTCATTAAAAGTTTCATGATCTTACTCTTAAGCTGCATGACTATAAGAATAAACCTGTGTTTTTCCAGCAACTATTCTTCCCTGAAAACACTTTCTATTGATGGCCATTTTACTTTTGATGATGTTCACCATGCAGCCAAAGACTTCGGCAATAGATTTCAGTTGCTCCCTTTCGCAGTACTACATCCGAGGTCAGTTTCTGACATTGCTACTACAATAAAACATATTTGGCAGATGGGTCCTCATTCACAGCTCACAGTTGCAGCTAGAGGTCATGGCCACTCTCTCCAGGGTCAGGCTCAAGCCCACCGAGGAGTTGTCATCAACATGGGATCTCTCCAGGGACCTAAAATGCATGTTCATTCTGGAAATTATTCATATGTTGATGTCTCTGGTGGTGAGTTATGGATAAATATCCTGCATGAAAGCCTGAAATATGGGTTAGCACCAAAATCATGGACAGACTACCTACATTTAACTGTTGGTGGTACTTTGTCCAATGCTGGGATTAGCGGGCAGGCATTTCGGTATGGCCCACAAATAAGTAATGTCTATCAACTGGAAGTTGTTACAG GGAAAGGCGAGGTAGTGAATTGCTCAGAGAATCAGAATGGTGACCTATTCCACAGTGTTCTTGGAGGACTTGGTCAGTTTGGCATCATAACAAGGGCAAGAATATCACTAGAACCAGCACCTGATATG GTGAAGTGGATTAAAGTCCTCTACTCAGACTTCACCACATTTACCAGAGACCAGGAGCTTCTAATATATGCAGAAAGCACATTTGACTACATTGAAGGATTTGTGATCATTAACAGGACTGGTCTCTTAAATAACTGGAGGTCATCCTTTAATCCTCAAGACCCAGTACAAGCCAGCCAGTTTGAATCAGATGGAAGAACACTATTTTGCTTAGAATTGGCCAAATACTTCAACACGGACAAAACAGATACAATAAATGAG GAAGTAATGAAATTGTTATCTCAATTAAGATATATCCCATCAACACTTTTTCTATCAGAAGTTTCATACATTGAATTCTTGGATAGGGTTCATGTGTCTGAGATCAAACTATGGTCCAAAGGCGTGTGGGAAGTTCCGCATCCATGGCTAAATCTTCTTGTACCCAAAAGCAAaattcacaattttgctgaagaagtCTTTGGCAGTATTCTTACAGACACCAGCAATGGGCCCATCCTCATCTACCCAGTTAAAAAATCAAA ATGGGACAACAGAACTTCTGCTGTTATTCCAGAAGAAGATATTTTCTACTTGGTGGCATTCCTTTCCTCTGCCGTTCCCTCTTCTACAGGAACTGATGGCTTAGAACATATCCTAAATCAGAACAGGAGAATTCTAGAATTCTGTGGCACAGCTCGCCTTGGTTTCAAGCAATATCTGCCCCACTACACTACACAGGAAGAGTGGCAAGCCCACTTTGGCCCACAATGGGAGGTTTTTGTGCAAAGAAAATCTGCATATGACCCTCTGGCAATACTTGCACCTGGCCAAAGAATATTTCAAAAGGCAATACCTTTCTCATGA
- the LOC110661112 gene encoding glycosyltransferase-like KOBITO 1 — translation MPNHHHLLHTPLRPSSSSSSSNQSFTSKLILLLTLLPLSLAALAFVLQWKGDRGLADPTTVTARWAPQGSHNHDIFPGMESSASIFSPKPTHPSDCFSLARSGSPSFPYFRDWKFDFEANLRPKICITTSTSAGLDQILPWMFYHKVIGVTTFFLFVEGKAASPSVSKVLESIPGVKVIFRTRELEEQQAKSRIWNETWLSSFFYKPCNYELFVKQSLNMEMAIVMARDAGMDWILHLDTDELIHPAGSSEYSLIQLLLDVPGNVDMVIFPNYESSVERDDVKDPFSEVSMFKKNYDHLPKDTYFGMYKESTRGNPNYFLTYGNGKSVARIQDHLRPNGAHRWHNYMKTPNEVKLEEAAVLHYTYAKFSDLTSRRDRCGCKPTKEDVKRCFMLEFDRAAFIIASTATEEEMLNWYREHIVWGDKDLKLKLLRKGILTRIYSPMAMIQALRESGVFSSIIASAQTTISKDKFLASIDKSNSSRAVASESLPSRKIGRNREHQAAARKILGLEVTSHEAAVPPLSPPGANDDSLVEV, via the exons ATGCccaaccaccaccacctcctccacACTCCTCTCCGCCCATCCTCCTCCTCTTCTTCCTCTAACCAATCCTTCACCTCGAAGCTTatcctcctcctcactctcctccctCTTTCTCTTGCCGCCTTGGCCTTTGTTCTCCAATGGAAAGGTGATCGAGGTCTCGCCGATCCCACCACCGTTACTGCTCGATGGGCTCCTCAAGGTTCCCACAACCACGATATCTTCCCGGGCATGGAATCCTCTGCTTCAATTTTTTCTCCTAAACCTACCCACCCATCTGATTGCTTCTCTCTTGCCCGTAGTGGATCCCCATCTTTCCCCTACTTTCGTGATTGGAAGTTTGATTTCGAGGCCAATTTGAGGCCTAAG ATATGCATTACAACAAGTACATCTGCAGGCTTAGATCAGATTCTTCCATGGATGTTTTATCATAAGGTTATCGGGGTGACAACCTTTTTCCTTTTTGTGGAAGGAAAGGCAGCATCACCTAGTGTATCTAAAGTTCTTGAATCTATTCCT GGAGTAAAAGTGATATTTAGAACAAGAGAGCTAGAGGAGCAACAGGCTAAAAG CCGGATCTGGAATGAGACATGGCTGTCAAGTTTCTTTTACAAGCCGTGCAATTATGAGCTGTTTGTGAAACAATCTCTCAATATGGAAATGGCTATTGTCATGGCAAGG GATGCAGGCATGGACTGGATACTTCATCTTGACACGGATGAACTGATACATCCTGCTGGTTCTAGTGAATATTCTTTGATACAATTACTGCTGGATGTTCCTGGGAATGTAGATATGGTTATTTTTCCAAATTAT GAGAGTAGTGTTGAAAGAGATGATGTTAAGGATCCCTTTAGCGAG GTTTCAATGTTCAAAAAGAATTATGATCATCTCCCAAAGGATACATACTTTGGCATGTATAAGGAATCAACTCGTGGTAATCCCAACTACTTCTTAACTTATGGAAATGGGAAATCAGTAGCTCGAATTCAAGATCATCTCCGTCCTAATGGTGCACACCGATGGCACAACTACATGAAAACTCCCAA TGAGGTGAAATTGGAAGAGGCTGCAGTTCTACATTACACTTATGCCAAATTCTCAGACTTGACTTCCAGACGTGATCGGTGCGGCTGCAAGCCTACAAAGGAGGATGTCAAAAGATGCTTTATGTTGGAATTTGATAGAGCT GCATTCATAATAGCATCAACAGCTACAGAGGAGGAAATGCTAAACTG GTACCGTGAACACATTGTGTGGGGTGATAAAGACCTAAAATTGAAACTCTTGAGAAAGGGCATTTTAACTCGCATATATTCTCCCATG GCCATGATACAAGCTTTAAGGGAGTCTGGGGTATTCAGTTCTATTATTGCGTCTGCTCAAACAACTATTTCAAAAGACAAGTTTTTAGCATCAATTGATAAAAGCAACTCATCCAGAGCTGTTGCCTCTGAATCGCTACCATCAAGAAAGATTGGAAGAAACAGAGAGCATCAGGCAGCTGCTAGGAAGATTTTGGGTTTAGAAGTTACATCTCATGAAGCAGCTGTTCCGCCATTGTCTCCTCCAGGAGCGAATGATGACTCCCTTGTGGAAGTGTGA